From Vitis vinifera cultivar Pinot Noir 40024 chromosome 5, ASM3070453v1, the proteins below share one genomic window:
- the LOC100852780 gene encoding uncharacterized protein LOC100852780: MPITGIGSLIFMNKRRSVMKILPQSVTKLWNEWEVRVLVLISLFLQIVLILLGNRRKYIPSKWIRVILWLAYLAADWIAAVCIGILSNSQGDSEDDSLQQTNIIRAFWAPFLLLHLGGPDTITAYSMEDNELWLRHLLGLVVQFGGACYVFLRSWEGMPLNILAIPMFVAGLIKYGERTWALRSASSSQFREAMLHRPDPGPNYAKIMGEYTLQRSQGFNVSFEPVAEPSTKVNCLDPDEEILQVGYALFMTFKRLFADLILTFQDRKDSQSFFHNTTWEKAFVAIEVELGFMYDVLYTKASVTYCRWGHLLRVVSLSFTVSTSVAFLLINKQEYATTDLIITLLLLVGAIVLEMYAIIILLSSDWTMLWLSKHKKPLKDRVKMDRANKRWSNSMAQYNLLSLCLKEKPIKYLGPVQRLPYICEMLKKYRLGQHEGILWRFSRVYEMLEEHSYKTSVTVSTDLEILNDLKEFIFEHLSDKSNSAKEQSDANAIYKQLCAGRGDLVLKKEKYNCHSILGWSVEEDFEQSILLWHIATDLLYHTDNQDQNPSLGKCPDYRAMCKLVSDYMLYLLVMRPSMLPDGIGHMRFRDSRAEGIQFFKDKAIIEGRTEACQKLLEVNTEVPPLQVEGDKSKSMLFEACRLAKSLQSLEITEKEKWEMMCDVWVEMLCYAASQCGWNQHAKQLRRGGELLTHVWLLMAHFGIREHFKISQGHARSVVVVT, encoded by the exons ATGCCAATTACAG GTATTGGCAGCTTGATCTTCATGAATAAAAGAAGATCAGTAATGAAAATATTGCCCCAAAGCGTGACAAAACTTTGGAATGAATGGGAAGTCCGGGTATTGGTTTTAATTAGCCTCTTCTTACAGATTGTGCTCATACTGTTAGGCAATCGGAGGAAGTATATACCTTCAAAGTGGATCAGAGTCATCCTTTGGCTTGCTTACTTAGCTGCAGATTGGATTGCAGCAGTTTGTATTGGCATCCTCTCCAACAGCCAAGGAGATTCTGAAGACGACTCATTGCAACAAACCAATatcataagggcattttgggcACCGTTTCTACTGCTTCACCTTGGCGGCCCGGACACCATTACAGCCTACTCAATGGAAGATAATGAATTATGGTTAAGACACTTGCTGGGGCTAGTCGTCCAGTTTGGAGGGGCATGTTATGTCTTTCTTAGGTCTTGGGAGGGCATGCCCCTTAATATTCTGGCCATCCCAATGTTCGTGGCCGGACTCATCAAGTATGGGGAGAGGACTTGGGCTCTAAGGTCTGCGAGCAGCAGTCAGTTTAGAGAGGCCATGCTCCATCGTCCTGACCCTGGGCCTAATTATGCCAAAATCATGGGCGAGTATACTTTGCAAAGGTCCCAGGGATTTAATGTTTCATTCGAACCAGTGGCTGAGCCTTCTACCAAAGTGAATTGCTTGGATCCAGATGAAGAAATTCTCCAAGTTGGTTATGCCTTGTTCATGACTTTCAAGCGATTATTTGCAGATCTCATTCTCACTTTCCAAGATCGCAAGGACAGCCAATCGTTCTTCCACAATACAACTTGGGAGAAAGCTTTTGTAGCGATTGAAGTTGAGCTTGGATTCATGTATGATGTGCTCTATACAAAGGCAAGTGTGACTTATTGTAGATGGGGCCACCTACTCCGTGTGGTGAGTTTATCTTTCACAGTCTCAACATCCGTAGCCTTCTTGCTCATTAACAAGCAAGAGTACGCGACCACTGATTTGATTATAACATTATTGTTGCTGGTTGGTGCAATTGTTCTAGAGATGTATGCCATTATTATACTACTTTCCTCCGATTGGACCATGCTCTGGTTGAGTAAGCACAAAAAACCCCTCAAGGATAGGGTTAAGATGGATCGAGCAAACAAGAGATGGTCTAATTCCATGGCACAATACAATCTACTAAGTCTCTGCCTCAAAGAGAAGCCAATCAAGTATCTTGGACCAGTCCAGAGATTGCCTTACATTTGTGAAATGTTGAAGAAGTATCGCCTTGGTCAACATGAAGGAATTCTCTGGAGATTCTCTCGTGTTTATGAAATGTTGGAGGAGCATAGCTACAAGACTTCTGTGACTGTTTCCACTGATTTGGAAATATTGAATGATTTGAAAGAATTTATCTTTGAACACCTTTCAGATAAATCAAATAGTGCTAAGGAACAATCAGATGCCAATGCAATTTATAAGCAATTATGTGCAGGTAGGGGTGATCTGGTACTCAAGAAAGAGAAATATAATTGTCATAGTATCCTTGGCTGGAGCGTTGAGGAAGACTTTGAACAGAGCATTCTTCTCTGGCACATTGCCACTGATCTCTTGTATCATACCGATAATCAAGACCAAAATCCAAGCTTGGGTAAATGTCCAGATTATAGAGCTATGTGCAAGTTGGTGTCAGACTACATGTTGTATCTTCTGGTCATGCGCCCTTCCATGCTTCCTGATGGAATAGGACATATGAGATTTCGAGACAGCCGCGCTGAGGGCATTCAGTTTTTTAAGGACAAGGCCATCATAGAAGGAAGAACCGAGGCTTGCCAAAAGTTACTTGAGGTGAACACTGAAGTTCCACCTCTGCAAGTGGAAGGAGATAAAAGCAAGTCCATGCTATTCGAAGCCTGCAGGCTGGCTAAGTCTCTGCAATCCCTGGAGATAACTGAGAAAGAGAAATGGGAGATGATGTGTGATGTGTGGGTGGAGATGCTGTGTTATGCTGCAAGCCAGTGTGGATGGAATCAGCACGCCAAGCAGCTGAGGCGAGGAGGAGAGCTGCTCACCCATGTGTGGCTTCTCATGGCCCATTTTGGTATACGTGAACATTTCAAGATTTCACAAGGCCACGCAAGGTCTGTGGTGGTTGTGACTTAG